One segment of Bradyrhizobium sp. WD16 DNA contains the following:
- a CDS encoding sigma-54-dependent Fis family transcriptional regulator, with amino-acid sequence MRLLIVGTLKGQLTAATKIAMDNGATVTHAEDIEQALKVLRGGKGADLLLVDVTLDIRDMVMRLEAEHIHVPIVACGITNDARAAVAAIHAGAKEYIPLPPDPELIAAVLAAVANDSRDLIWRDEAMGKVIKLAQQIAGSDASVMITGESGTGKEVLARFVHNRSNRAKRPFISVNCAAIPEHLLESELFGHEKGAFTGAVARRIGKFEEANGGTLLLDEISEMDVRLQTKLLRAIQERVIDRVGGTRPVPVDIRIIATSNRNLAEAVREGTFREDLLFRLNVVNLKIPALRDRPADIHELTQHFARKYADANGLPVRPLSMEARRVLTTNRWPGNVRELENTIHRAVLMADGDEIGVDAIITPDGERLDHAKTTAAVAHATLAAEQVTRALVGRTVADVERDLILETLKHCLGNRTHAANILGISIRTLRNKLNEYADGGLPITPAGAGELRSPAA; translated from the coding sequence ATGCGGCTTCTCATCGTCGGCACATTGAAGGGCCAGCTCACGGCCGCAACCAAGATCGCGATGGACAACGGCGCCACCGTCACCCATGCGGAGGACATCGAGCAGGCGCTCAAGGTCCTGCGCGGCGGCAAGGGCGCCGACCTCCTCCTGGTCGATGTCACCCTCGACATCCGCGACATGGTGATGCGGCTCGAGGCCGAACACATCCATGTGCCGATCGTCGCCTGCGGCATCACCAACGATGCCCGCGCCGCCGTCGCCGCGATCCATGCCGGCGCCAAGGAATACATTCCGCTGCCGCCCGATCCGGAATTGATCGCCGCCGTGCTGGCCGCCGTCGCCAACGACAGCCGCGACCTGATCTGGCGCGACGAGGCCATGGGCAAGGTGATCAAGCTCGCCCAGCAGATCGCCGGCTCCGACGCCTCGGTGATGATCACCGGCGAATCCGGCACCGGCAAGGAGGTGCTGGCGCGCTTCGTCCACAACCGCTCGAACCGCGCCAAGCGCCCGTTCATTTCGGTCAACTGCGCCGCCATTCCCGAGCATCTGCTGGAATCGGAGCTGTTCGGCCACGAGAAGGGCGCCTTCACCGGCGCCGTCGCCCGGCGCATCGGCAAATTCGAGGAAGCCAACGGCGGCACGCTGCTGCTCGACGAGATTTCCGAAATGGACGTGCGGCTGCAGACCAAGCTGCTGCGCGCCATTCAGGAGCGCGTCATCGACCGGGTCGGCGGCACCCGCCCGGTGCCGGTCGACATCCGCATCATCGCGACCTCCAACCGCAATCTCGCCGAAGCGGTGCGTGAGGGCACCTTCCGCGAGGACCTGCTGTTCCGCCTCAACGTCGTCAATCTCAAGATCCCGGCGCTGCGCGACCGCCCCGCCGACATCCACGAACTCACCCAGCATTTCGCCAGGAAATACGCCGACGCCAACGGCCTGCCGGTGCGGCCGCTGTCGATGGAGGCGCGCCGCGTCCTGACCACCAACCGCTGGCCGGGCAATGTCCGCGAACTGGAGAACACCATCCACCGCGCGGTGCTGATGGCCGACGGCGACGAGATCGGCGTCGACGCCATCATCACCCCCGACGGCGAGCGGCTCGATCACGCCAAGACCACGGCGGCGGTGGCCCATGCGACGCTGGCGGCCGAGCAGGTGACGCGGGCGCTGGTCGGTCGCACCGTGGCCGATGTCGAGCGCGACCTGATCCTGGAGACGCTCAAGCATTGCCTCGGCAACCGCACCCATGCCGCCAACATCCTCGGGATCTCGATCCGGACCTTGCGCAACAAGCTCAACGAATATGCCGACGGCGGCCTGCCGATCACCCCGGCCGGCGCCGGCGAATTGCGCAGCCCGGCGGCCTGA
- the fliN gene encoding flagellar motor switch protein FliN, which yields MADIDSPVPLTDLNSTGPLDDVAYSEEQDQVSRVAADLEAVFDVPVQVSAVLGRSKMDVGDLLKLGPGAVLELDRRVGEAIDIYVNNRLVARGEVVLVEDKLGVTMTEIIKADR from the coding sequence ATGGCCGACATCGATTCCCCGGTTCCGCTGACGGACCTCAATTCCACCGGCCCGCTCGACGACGTCGCCTACAGCGAGGAACAGGACCAGGTGTCCCGTGTCGCCGCCGATCTCGAGGCGGTGTTCGACGTGCCGGTGCAGGTCTCGGCAGTGCTCGGCCGCTCCAAGATGGACGTCGGCGACCTGCTCAAGCTTGGCCCCGGCGCCGTGCTCGAACTCGATCGCCGGGTCGGCGAAGCCATCGACATCTACGTCAACAACCGCCTGGTGGCGCGCGGCGAGGTCGTGCTCGTCGAAGACAAGCTCGGCGTCACCATGACCGAAATCATCAAGGCCGACCGCTGA
- a CDS encoding FliH/SctL family protein — MAAPAKFLFDTDFSAPTSARERGLNSAEIAAQLAEAEARGYRSGFEAGRNEANVENGRRVAMALDDISRAIATIAGQIGTAEMRMETEAVEVAVAVARKLCAALVATEPLNEAMALVRDCFRHLTSTPHIVVRINEQLYDAARHDIERLAKQNGFEGRLVILAEPDIATGDCRIEWADGGVVLDRAATETKIDELVGRYMASRKQAAQAATGA; from the coding sequence ATGGCGGCTCCGGCGAAATTCCTGTTCGACACCGACTTCTCGGCTCCGACTTCGGCGCGCGAGCGCGGGCTGAACTCGGCCGAGATCGCGGCGCAGCTCGCCGAGGCGGAGGCACGCGGCTATCGTTCCGGCTTTGAGGCCGGGCGCAACGAGGCCAATGTCGAAAACGGCCGCCGCGTCGCGATGGCGCTCGACGACATCAGCCGCGCCATCGCCACCATCGCCGGCCAGATCGGCACCGCCGAGATGCGCATGGAGACCGAGGCGGTGGAGGTCGCGGTCGCGGTGGCCCGCAAGCTTTGCGCCGCGCTGGTCGCCACCGAGCCGCTGAACGAGGCCATGGCGCTGGTCCGCGACTGCTTCCGCCACCTGACCTCGACGCCCCACATCGTCGTCCGCATCAACGAGCAGCTCTACGACGCCGCCCGCCATGATATCGAACGACTTGCCAAGCAGAATGGCTTCGAGGGCCGGCTGGTGATTCTCGCCGAGCCCGACATTGCGACCGGCGACTGCCGCATCGAATGGGCGGACGGCGGAGTTGTGCTCGACCGCGCGGCGACCGAAACCAAGATCGACGAACTGGTGGGGCGCTACATGGCGTCCCGCAAACAGGCGGCGCAGGCCGCCACCGGAGCGTAA
- the fliG gene encoding flagellar motor switch protein FliG, protein MTGNQLANTNDIAGTVAALAARQANRPPSERVSGPRRAAMLMLALGEKYGGKVWALLDDDELRELSLAMSTLGTIEPHVVEDTMLEFVSRMSASGALMGTFEATERLLQQYLPAERVNGIMDEIRGPAGRNMWEKLSNVPEEVLGNYLKNEYPQTIAVVLSKLKPEHAARVLSILPEEMALDVVGRMLRMEAVQKEVIERVEQTLRVEFMSNLSQTRRRDAHEVMAEIFNNFDRQTETRFITSLEEDNREAAERIKALMFTFDDLVKLDAGSAQTLMRHIDKDKLAISLKGANEAVRQFFFSNMSSRAAKMLTDDMAASGPVRLRDVDEAQALLVNLAKDLAAKGEIMLSKNRADDELVY, encoded by the coding sequence ATGACCGGAAACCAGCTCGCAAACACCAACGACATCGCCGGCACCGTCGCCGCGCTCGCGGCGCGGCAGGCCAATCGGCCGCCGTCCGAACGGGTGTCGGGCCCCAGGCGCGCCGCCATGCTGATGCTGGCGCTGGGCGAGAAATACGGCGGCAAGGTCTGGGCGCTGCTCGACGACGACGAATTGCGGGAGCTGTCGCTGGCGATGTCGACGCTCGGCACCATCGAGCCGCACGTCGTCGAGGACACCATGCTCGAATTCGTCTCGCGCATGTCGGCCTCGGGCGCGCTGATGGGCACCTTCGAAGCCACCGAACGGCTGCTGCAGCAATATCTGCCGGCGGAACGGGTCAACGGCATCATGGACGAGATTCGCGGTCCCGCCGGCCGCAACATGTGGGAAAAGCTCTCCAACGTGCCGGAAGAAGTTCTCGGCAACTACCTCAAGAACGAATATCCGCAGACCATCGCGGTGGTGCTCTCCAAGCTCAAGCCGGAGCATGCCGCCCGCGTGCTGTCGATCCTTCCCGAGGAGATGGCGCTCGACGTCGTCGGCCGCATGCTGCGGATGGAGGCGGTGCAGAAGGAAGTCATCGAGCGGGTCGAGCAGACGCTCCGGGTCGAATTCATGTCCAACCTGTCGCAGACCCGTCGCCGCGACGCCCACGAGGTCATGGCCGAGATCTTCAACAATTTCGACCGCCAGACCGAGACCCGCTTCATCACCTCGCTCGAGGAGGACAACCGCGAGGCCGCCGAGCGCATCAAGGCCCTGATGTTCACCTTCGACGACCTCGTCAAACTCGATGCCGGCTCCGCGCAGACGCTGATGCGCCACATCGACAAGGACAAGCTCGCCATCTCCCTCAAGGGGGCCAACGAGGCGGTCCGCCAGTTCTTCTTCAGCAACATGTCGAGCCGCGCCGCCAAGATGCTCACCGACGACATGGCCGCGAGCGGCCCGGTGCGGCTGCGCGACGTCGACGAAGCCCAGGCGCTGCTGGTCAACCTCGCCAAGGACCTCGCCGCCAAGGGCGAGATCATGCTGTCCAAGAACCGTGCCGACGACGAACTGGTGTATTGA
- the fliF gene encoding flagellar basal-body MS-ring/collar protein FliF produces the protein MQGLLAFLKSLGAARLSAMAAVTMALIGFFAFVILRVTSPQLTTLFTDLSYEDSSGIIKELDRQAIPYELRNDGAIIMVPKDKVTRLRMKLAESGLPKGGGVGYEIFDKSDALGTTSFVQNINHLRALEGELARTIRAIDRIQFARVHLVLPERPLFSRDVPEPSASIVLRVRGMLEPQQVRAIRHVVASAVTGLKPQRVSIVDESGRLLADGAAGDTVDGISGEERRAAYEKRMRDQVEAIVSSVVGSGRARVQLSADFDYNKVTQTSDKFDPEGRVLRSSQSREESSLTADNRDGQVTVNNELPGNQQNGQTTTARDQSKKSEEINNYEISRVTKTEVTEAGRVNRISVAVLVDGIYGKNDKGETVYTERSKDELDRIGALVRSAIGFDQKRGDQVEIVNLRFADAPQSVPASEPGGLLGMLQFTKDDVMNVIELVVMMLLGIVVLFVVIRPLVKRILTPEVNLLTGAPQPTLPAPEAHVPALLPHDPMNQAIDVAQVQGQVHAQSMHRVGELAERNPHETVAIIRQWLQEQPA, from the coding sequence TTGCAGGGGCTACTGGCTTTTCTGAAATCGCTGGGCGCGGCACGCCTGTCGGCGATGGCGGCCGTCACCATGGCCCTCATCGGCTTTTTCGCCTTCGTGATTCTGCGGGTGACCTCCCCGCAGTTGACCACGCTGTTCACCGACCTGAGCTATGAGGACTCCTCCGGCATCATCAAGGAACTCGACCGCCAGGCCATTCCCTATGAGCTGCGCAACGACGGCGCCATCATCATGGTGCCCAAGGACAAGGTCACCCGGCTGCGGATGAAGCTCGCCGAATCGGGCCTGCCCAAGGGCGGCGGCGTCGGCTACGAGATCTTCGACAAGTCCGACGCCCTCGGCACCACCAGTTTCGTCCAGAACATCAATCACTTGCGTGCACTCGAGGGCGAGCTCGCCCGCACCATCCGGGCAATCGACCGGATCCAGTTCGCCCGCGTCCATCTGGTGCTGCCGGAGCGGCCGCTGTTCTCTCGCGACGTCCCCGAGCCGTCCGCCTCCATCGTCCTCCGGGTCCGCGGCATGCTTGAGCCGCAGCAGGTCCGCGCCATCCGCCACGTCGTCGCCTCCGCGGTCACCGGCCTCAAGCCGCAGCGGGTGTCGATCGTCGACGAAAGCGGCCGCCTGCTCGCCGACGGGGCGGCCGGCGACACTGTCGATGGTATCTCCGGCGAGGAACGTCGCGCGGCCTACGAAAAGCGCATGCGCGACCAGGTCGAGGCCATCGTCTCCTCGGTGGTCGGCTCCGGTCGGGCCCGTGTCCAGCTCTCCGCCGACTTCGATTACAACAAGGTCACCCAGACCTCCGACAAGTTCGACCCCGAAGGCCGGGTGCTGCGTTCCAGCCAGTCGCGCGAGGAATCGAGCCTGACCGCCGACAATCGGGACGGCCAGGTCACCGTCAACAACGAACTGCCGGGCAATCAGCAGAACGGCCAGACCACCACCGCCCGCGACCAGAGCAAGAAGAGCGAAGAAATCAACAACTACGAGATTTCCCGCGTCACCAAGACCGAGGTCACCGAGGCCGGCCGCGTCAACCGCATCTCGGTCGCGGTGCTGGTCGACGGCATCTACGGCAAGAACGACAAGGGCGAGACCGTCTACACCGAACGCAGCAAGGACGAGCTCGACCGCATCGGTGCCCTGGTGCGCTCCGCCATCGGCTTCGACCAGAAGCGCGGCGACCAGGTCGAGATCGTGAACCTGCGCTTTGCCGACGCGCCCCAGTCCGTTCCGGCCAGCGAGCCCGGCGGCCTGCTCGGCATGCTGCAATTCACCAAGGACGACGTCATGAACGTCATCGAGCTGGTGGTGATGATGCTGCTCGGCATCGTGGTGCTGTTCGTGGTGATCCGCCCGCTGGTCAAGCGCATCCTCACTCCCGAGGTCAACCTGCTGACCGGCGCGCCGCAGCCGACGCTGCCGGCGCCGGAGGCTCATGTCCCGGCCCTCCTGCCACACGACCCCATGAACCAGGCGATCGACGTCGCCCAGGTCCAGGGTCAGGTCCACGCCCAGTCGATGCATCGCGTCGGCGAGCTCGCCGAGCGCAACCCGCACGAGACCGTCGCGATCATCCGCCAGTGGCTCCAGGAACAACCGGCCTAA
- a CDS encoding DUF1153 domain-containing protein, which translates to MTEPHRPRVKYVIGPDGSPLTIADLPAPGTKRWVIRRKAEVVAAVRGGLLSLEEACSRYTLTVDEFLSWQFSIDQHGLAGLRTTRIQQYRQ; encoded by the coding sequence ATGACAGAACCCCATCGCCCGAGGGTAAAATACGTCATCGGGCCCGACGGCAGTCCCTTGACCATCGCCGATCTGCCGGCTCCCGGGACCAAACGGTGGGTCATCCGCCGTAAAGCCGAAGTCGTTGCCGCGGTTCGCGGCGGGCTTCTTTCTCTCGAAGAGGCTTGCAGCCGCTATACCTTGACGGTTGACGAGTTCCTCTCCTGGCAATTCTCCATCGACCAGCACGGCCTCGCCGGCCTGCGCACCACCCGAATCCAGCAGTACCGGCAGTAA
- a CDS encoding flagellar hook assembly protein FlgD produces the protein MTVTATPVTNTNPSNTTTTANSTVTGLANNFQTFLTMLTTQLRNQNPLDPMDTNQFTQQLVQFAQVEQQLKANEQLTTLVSLQKSAANTEAMAYVGRTVAIDGSQASLTNGAASWGINASQAANATITITNAAGQTVFSKDYSVNSGEATFSWDGKGSDGVQYPDGTYKLSVTAKDSNGQSVGISTEILGTVDSVDLTQSPPLLSVAGQSYTADKIKRVVNPTKSGTGTTTG, from the coding sequence ATGACAGTCACCGCGACGCCCGTCACGAACACCAATCCGTCCAACACGACGACGACAGCCAATTCCACGGTCACCGGCCTCGCCAATAATTTCCAGACCTTCCTGACCATGCTGACGACCCAGCTGCGGAACCAGAACCCGCTGGATCCGATGGACACCAACCAGTTCACCCAGCAACTGGTGCAGTTCGCCCAGGTCGAGCAGCAGCTCAAGGCGAACGAGCAGCTCACCACGCTGGTGAGCCTGCAGAAGTCGGCGGCCAATACCGAGGCGATGGCCTATGTCGGCCGCACCGTCGCGATCGACGGCAGCCAGGCAAGCTTGACCAACGGCGCGGCCAGCTGGGGCATCAACGCCAGCCAGGCAGCGAACGCGACCATCACCATCACCAATGCCGCGGGACAGACCGTCTTCTCGAAGGACTATTCGGTGAATTCCGGCGAGGCCACTTTCTCTTGGGACGGCAAGGGCAGCGACGGGGTGCAATATCCGGACGGCACCTACAAGCTGTCGGTCACAGCCAAGGACAGCAACGGCCAGAGCGTCGGCATCTCGACCGAGATCCTTGGCACCGTGGATTCCGTCGACCTCACCCAGAGCCCGCCGCTGCTCTCGGTGGCTGGCCAGAGCTACACGGCGGACAAGATCAAACGGGTGGTCAATCCGACGAAGAGCGGCACCGGGACCACGACCGGCTGA
- a CDS encoding flagellar hook-length control protein FliK, with product MVPTANQISTDASTGNAEAAAAAGKTNSQLSALAALQAGKGGNAAPTDAAASADAAATTDNGAPSAATGLTQTVAASTNPAAKDALKKPTALTAADASTAGLPTATGDGTPTAQTGPGSAQPTTPTADKSAKPAVAEATAKDGAAKTEAPGREAAAAPSPISTLAHHLQAELTGNSLPGTASLQNSAPQNAPTAAAAASPANPVAVPMSGLAVEISSQLQGGHNRFEIRLDPPELGRIDVRLDVDKASGQVTSHLTVDKPETLDLLRRDAPQLQRALEDAGLKTGDSGLQFSLRDQSSFAGGRDDGQSGRNAQRLIIPEDDAVPVEIAGRSYGRMLGTSSGVDIRV from the coding sequence ATGGTTCCCACCGCCAACCAGATCTCGACCGACGCCTCGACCGGCAACGCCGAAGCTGCCGCCGCGGCGGGCAAGACCAATTCCCAGCTCTCCGCCCTCGCCGCGCTCCAGGCCGGCAAAGGCGGGAATGCCGCGCCGACCGATGCAGCAGCGAGCGCCGACGCCGCAGCCACAACGGACAATGGCGCGCCATCGGCCGCGACGGGGCTGACGCAAACCGTCGCCGCCAGCACCAATCCCGCGGCAAAAGACGCCCTGAAGAAGCCGACCGCACTGACCGCCGCCGATGCCTCGACGGCGGGCCTGCCGACCGCGACCGGCGATGGCACGCCGACAGCACAGACCGGTCCAGGCAGCGCGCAGCCCACGACACCGACCGCAGACAAGTCTGCCAAGCCCGCCGTCGCCGAGGCCACGGCCAAGGACGGTGCCGCCAAAACCGAGGCGCCGGGGCGCGAAGCCGCCGCGGCCCCGAGCCCGATCTCCACGCTGGCGCATCACCTTCAGGCCGAGCTGACCGGCAACAGCCTGCCGGGCACCGCGAGCCTGCAGAACTCCGCGCCGCAAAACGCTCCGACGGCAGCGGCGGCCGCCTCCCCCGCCAATCCGGTGGCCGTGCCCATGAGCGGCCTCGCGGTCGAGATCTCCTCGCAGCTTCAGGGCGGCCACAACCGCTTCGAAATCCGGCTCGACCCGCCGGAGCTCGGCCGCATCGACGTCCGGCTCGATGTCGACAAGGCGAGCGGTCAGGTGACCTCCCATCTCACCGTGGACAAGCCCGAAACGCTCGACCTGCTGCGCCGCGATGCGCCGCAACTGCAACGGGCGCTGGAGGATGCCGGCCTCAAGACCGGCGACAGCGGGCTGCAGTTCAGCCTGCGCGATCAGTCATCCTTCGCCGGCGGCCGCGACGACGGTCAGAGCGGCCGCAACGCTCAACGCCTGATCATCCCCGAGGACGACGCCGTGCCGGTCGAGATCGCCGGCCGCAGTTACGGCCGCATGCTGGGCACCAGCAGCGGCGTCGACATCCGCGTATGA
- the mnmA gene encoding tRNA 2-thiouridine(34) synthase MnmA — translation MLNSLDLEGRPEDTRVVVAMSGGVDSSTTAALLKAEGYDVVGITLQLYDHGAATHRKGACCAGQDIYDARAVAERIGIPHYVLDYESRFRESVIDRFAESYASGETPVPCIECNRAIKFRDLLDTARELGAEVLATGHYVASRRLDDGRRALVCAADADRDQSYFLFATTQDQLQHLRFPLGDMTKPQTRELARRFGLSVADKHDSQDICFVPTGRYTDVISRLKPNALEPGDIVDLSGRVLGRHNGIANFTVGQRRGIGIAADAPLYVVRLDAARRQVVVGPRDALRMRRIVLRDVNWIGDGTPESAAAAGREIFVRVRSTRPPQPAWLRSVNGVCEVELVEGEEGVSPGQACVFYDAAGGRARVLGGGFITHATAETVPAGRASRSEPLLAGIGG, via the coding sequence ATGCTCAACAGTCTGGACCTCGAAGGTCGGCCCGAAGACACCCGGGTGGTGGTCGCCATGTCGGGCGGCGTGGATTCCTCGACGACCGCGGCGCTGCTCAAGGCCGAGGGCTATGACGTCGTCGGCATCACCCTGCAGCTCTATGACCACGGTGCCGCAACCCATCGCAAGGGCGCCTGCTGCGCCGGCCAGGATATCTACGACGCGCGGGCGGTGGCCGAGCGCATCGGCATTCCCCATTACGTGCTCGACTACGAGAGCCGCTTCCGGGAATCCGTCATCGATCGCTTCGCCGAGAGCTACGCCTCGGGCGAGACACCGGTGCCGTGCATCGAGTGCAATCGCGCCATCAAGTTTCGCGATCTGTTGGACACCGCGCGCGAACTCGGCGCCGAGGTGCTGGCGACCGGCCATTACGTCGCCTCGCGGCGCCTCGACGACGGCCGGCGGGCGCTGGTCTGCGCCGCCGACGCCGATCGCGACCAGAGCTATTTCCTGTTCGCCACCACCCAGGACCAGCTCCAGCATCTGCGCTTTCCCCTCGGCGACATGACCAAGCCGCAGACTCGCGAACTGGCGCGGCGCTTCGGCCTTTCGGTCGCCGACAAGCACGACAGCCAGGACATCTGCTTCGTGCCGACGGGCCGCTACACCGACGTGATCAGCCGCCTGAAGCCGAATGCGCTCGAGCCCGGCGACATCGTCGACCTCTCCGGCCGCGTGCTCGGCCGTCACAACGGCATCGCCAATTTCACCGTGGGCCAGCGCCGCGGCATCGGTATCGCCGCCGATGCGCCGCTCTACGTCGTGCGGCTCGACGCCGCGCGCCGCCAGGTCGTGGTCGGTCCGCGCGATGCGTTGCGGATGCGGCGCATCGTGCTGCGCGACGTCAACTGGATCGGCGACGGCACGCCGGAGAGCGCTGCGGCCGCAGGGCGCGAGATCTTCGTGCGGGTGCGCTCGACGCGGCCGCCGCAGCCGGCCTGGCTGCGCAGCGTCAACGGCGTCTGCGAGGTCGAGCTGGTCGAGGGCGAAGAAGGCGTGTCGCCAGGCCAGGCCTGTGTGTTCTATGACGCCGCTGGCGGACGCGCCCGGGTGCTCGGCGGCGGCTTCATCACCCATGCGACCGCCGAGACCGTGCCGGCCGGTCGCGCGTCGCGGAGCGAGCCGTTGCTCGCCGGAATTGGCGGCTAG
- a CDS encoding class I SAM-dependent methyltransferase, with protein sequence MTNDIDRDGVAKAYARWAPVYDLVFGQVFDAGRKATIAVADAIGGRVLDVGVGTGLSLSDYSRSTKLCGVDISEPMLRKAHERVRALKLDNVETLAVMDAKHLAFADGTFDAVVAQYVITAVPDPEGTLDDFVRVLKIGGELILVNHIGAESGPRRLFELAFAPLARRLGWRPEFPWKRLVDWAARHGGVKLEERRPMPPMGHFSLIRFRKV encoded by the coding sequence ATGACAAACGATATCGATCGCGACGGCGTCGCGAAGGCCTATGCACGCTGGGCGCCGGTCTATGACCTTGTGTTCGGTCAGGTGTTCGATGCCGGGCGCAAGGCGACCATCGCCGTCGCCGATGCCATCGGCGGCCGGGTGCTCGATGTCGGTGTCGGCACCGGACTGTCGCTGTCGGACTATTCGCGCTCGACGAAATTGTGCGGCGTTGACATCTCCGAACCGATGCTGCGCAAGGCTCACGAGCGGGTGCGGGCCCTCAAGCTCGATAACGTCGAGACGCTGGCGGTGATGGATGCCAAGCATCTCGCTTTCGCCGACGGCACCTTCGATGCCGTGGTAGCGCAATACGTCATCACCGCCGTGCCCGATCCCGAAGGCACCCTCGATGATTTCGTCCGCGTGCTCAAGATCGGCGGCGAACTGATCCTGGTCAATCACATCGGCGCCGAGAGCGGGCCGCGCCGGCTGTTCGAGCTCGCCTTCGCGCCGCTGGCGCGACGCCTCGGCTGGCGGCCGGAATTTCCCTGGAAGCGGCTGGTCGATTGGGCCGCGCGCCACGGCGGGGTCAAGCTCGAGGAACGCCGGCCGATGCCGCCGATGGGTCACTTCTCCCTGATCCGCTTCCGCAAGGTCTGA
- a CDS encoding amidohydrolase family protein translates to MQTLFLNARLSDATMPESRIGNLLVEDGVIRDLDAAPKPADGREMIDLAGRTLMPGLIDCHVHVVASMMNLHANAQLPDSLAVLRSLPIMRGMIDRGFTTVRDVGGAPYALAEAVEQGLAVAPRLVVCGKSLSKTGGHADGRPRYDIHDPTRWERNFGALGRVADGIDEVRRACRQELRQGARFIKIMANGGVSSPTDPVAWHGYSVSEIKAAVEEARDAQTYVSAHLYTADAIMRAVECGVHSLEHCNNIDRPAAELAARAGAVAVPTLVTYEALAQDGPSYGLPPASIAKIEDVRRRGMESLTILRDAGVTIAFGTDLLGETHVRQSEEFAIRARVLPSREIIASATTAAARLIGMEGQLGVLAPGALADLIVVDGDPMADAAILADPMNRIQIVMKEGRIVRRHEGLIGH, encoded by the coding sequence ATGCAGACCCTGTTCCTGAACGCGCGCCTCAGCGATGCGACGATGCCGGAGAGCCGTATCGGCAATCTTCTGGTCGAGGACGGCGTGATCCGCGATCTCGATGCCGCGCCCAAGCCTGCCGACGGGCGCGAGATGATCGACCTCGCCGGACGCACCCTCATGCCGGGCCTGATTGATTGCCATGTGCATGTGGTCGCCAGCATGATGAACCTGCATGCCAATGCGCAGCTGCCGGATTCACTCGCCGTATTGCGGTCGCTGCCGATCATGCGCGGCATGATCGATCGCGGCTTTACCACCGTGCGTGACGTCGGGGGCGCGCCTTATGCGCTCGCAGAGGCGGTTGAGCAGGGGCTTGCGGTTGCGCCGCGTCTTGTCGTCTGTGGCAAGTCGCTGTCGAAGACCGGCGGCCATGCCGATGGGCGGCCGCGTTACGACATTCACGATCCCACCCGCTGGGAGCGCAATTTCGGCGCGCTCGGCCGTGTTGCGGATGGCATTGACGAGGTGCGCCGCGCTTGCCGTCAGGAGCTACGTCAGGGCGCACGCTTCATCAAGATCATGGCGAATGGCGGCGTGTCCAGCCCGACCGATCCGGTGGCCTGGCATGGCTATTCGGTATCTGAAATCAAGGCGGCGGTCGAAGAGGCCCGTGATGCGCAGACCTATGTCTCGGCGCATCTCTATACCGCTGACGCCATCATGCGCGCGGTCGAGTGCGGTGTGCATTCGCTCGAGCATTGCAACAATATCGACCGTCCGGCCGCAGAGCTCGCCGCACGTGCCGGGGCCGTTGCCGTGCCGACGCTCGTCACCTATGAGGCGCTCGCGCAGGATGGCCCCTCCTACGGTCTGCCGCCGGCCTCGATCGCCAAGATCGAGGATGTCCGGCGTCGCGGCATGGAAAGCCTGACGATCCTGCGTGACGCCGGGGTGACAATCGCCTTCGGAACCGATCTTCTGGGGGAAACCCACGTGCGCCAGAGCGAGGAATTCGCCATTCGCGCCCGTGTGCTGCCCTCGCGTGAGATCATCGCCAGCGCCACAACGGCTGCGGCGCGTCTCATCGGCATGGAGGGCCAGCTCGGCGTTCTGGCCCCCGGCGCGCTCGCCGATCTCATCGTCGTCGACGGCGATCCGATGGCCGATGCTGCGATCCTCGCCGATCCGATGAACCGCATCCAGATCGTCATGAAGGAAGGCCGGATCGTGCGCCGGCATGAAGGTCTGATAGGGCACTGA